The Arabidopsis thaliana chromosome 5, partial sequence genomic interval aattttttttcgaCAAAGAATCTATGAAGCTAAAAAATCTACCCATAAGTCACTTTTAGCAGAAATACCACCATATAGACAAGGgattattgttgattttgcCATTTTTTATAGAGATCTTTTGAAATTGccatttttactaaaatcttACGGATAAGCCATTTTctaagatttaaaaatatatggatTTCGgactttttttggtaaaaatacgtagtttacacaaaatactaaaccctaagaacaACCACAACCGAGTAAACCCAAACATAATGAATAAAACGTATATTCATTCACGTAACCTGAAAAATGGCAAAATTCacaaactattaaaaaaagggCAAAATCCACAAATGCCATCCCAAAAAATGGCATTTTCATAATTGATTCTATAGACAATTATTTTTCTGCCTAttaactttatttgttttgataaagaTAACCAACCTACTATCAGTTatggttgattttttttattcatattaaaaaaaacaagaaaacgaaGTAACTTTATTtaagttaaacaaaaattcaagaaaaatgtGTGTTTGCACCAATTATGGTACATCAACTGCCAAAAACCCACCTATAGTTGCTCACTGAAAGAAAGGTCCAGCAGAGCATTTGGTTACTAGATGAATTTCTCCGGTTTAATGACGATAAAACCCGGTTAAAGTTAACCTACTCAGTAATTCATAAGCATCCGGTACATCTAAGCAAAGTGCCTTATTTGCAGTAACAGATCAAGAATTGGAATAAGAGACTTCTCGAATAAACAAGACATTCTTCAACTTTAACATTACCATTACCAATGGACCGATTACACTTATCATAGtgtcaagaagatgaaacaacTATAAAATACCGAGAAAATGGTCAAGATTTTGAGCATTCAGGGCAAGGGAAACAACCTTTGGCTTGGCAATTATCGCAAGCCACTGATCTTGTGTTTGATGAGTCACTGAAACCAAAGAATCCTCCTGATTTGATTGTTCCTGTTCCTTTGCAACGGCCACAAGCTACATTCTTAAGATCTCCACATTTTCGACACATGCCAAGAGATCTGCAAAACTTGTGTTTAGAAACATATGATGATGGCAAGttatagattcaaaaacaagtCTAATGTCATTCAGCCATGGACATACAACACTCTAGAACATTTCTTATAGCCGTCAGCAACCACAATGAACAGTCTTAAGATCATGTCTCATTACAAAGGTCAGATTTTCAGAATCCATAATCAAGATCAAGAATGATTCAATACCtgaatatttcaaaaatcaaaagatctTTCAGTGAGGAATACAGAATTTCAGGAAAACCATTACTTTCACATGGTGTGAActcagaaaaaaaatgtaatccATTGGAGATTGAAACTAAAAACATAACTCAacaatggattttttttttcattcagaATCTATCCTTCCAAACTACAGATCACAAAGAAACTCTTAAGGatgaaaaaatagtttaaatcAAACCCTCTTGGATTAAAATCAAGCAGCTCATTGCAATTCTAAGCAGCTACTACAAGCATCATCATTATcacataacaacaaaacaaatccacACGGTTTAAATCCAAAACAGGATATAACACGACATGGGTTCCACTCAGAACATGAAAGATTGAGCAAAAAGTTGGATTTTGTGGAATTTCAGAAATCTTATGTAATGAACTTGAAAAGCTTTATTACCTTCTCTGAGAAGCAGCGATAAAAGCATCAACTTTAGGAGCAGCGATGGTGGCACCAAGAAGCAGAGCCCCAACTGCCAAACCCGCAACTTCGTTTGACGTTAAACTCTGCATCGTCgtcttcctttttctcttctcttctctcgttccttcttcttaacttgatgataatgatatcCTGAATTTATTTCAAACGggtaaatattttacatatctAGAGCTTATCAGATATGGCCTattagctcagttggttagaGCGTCGTGCTAATAACGCGAAGGTCACAGGTTCGATCCCTGTATAGgccacttttttgtttttccttcttttaataatttcaattttgaccCCGTATCTTTTGATTTCACCAATTTGTATCCCAAagttaaataaatgaatttctCCAAACGATTTGTAGGGTTTAAACAACTTAGTATACTCCGTTACTCGCTTCCAAACCCGTACGGCCTCTTTAGAGTTTCACCTTTGTGTCTCTCTGAAACTGCAACAAAGCTTGAAGCGATAGGGTTTATTCAAGCTTCACTCAAACCAGTCGCTAAATTTCGACATCTTTATTCACATATCTATAGATTCAAGCTTTGTGATTTGCCATTCGGGTTTCAGATTCGTGTTGGTAATTCAATTTCTGAATCCTCTGCTCCTAAAGAGAAGAATCTGAGATCAGCAATGGAAACGGATCTCAATGATTATACTGTCATTAAGGAAGGAGAAGCTGAGGTTCTTATGCACAAGAAGAACCAAGTCTTCTTCAACAAAGCTCAGGTTTGctatatgatttgattttctgCAAAGGTTCTTCCTCTTTGGTGATAATTGATTGAATTATGTCAAGGGCAATCTTAGGATTGATCAAGTATTAGTTTTGAGCATTTTATCTTGGTTTAAGATTTCaaatttagtgtttttttcttgttatggATTAGTGTCATGCTTGTGTTAGTGAGAAATTTGAAGGCAACTGATCCCAAATCCTTCTTAGCAATTATGTTCTCTTGTGTGAATCCATATGGATATAAGTGTGAGCTAAACTAATTGCGTGTTGTTTTATGGTTAGGTTAACAATAGGGACATGTCTATTGCTGTGCTAAGGGCATTTATAATCAAACGCAAGCAAGAGCATGAGGCTATGTTATCTAAAAGAGCTAGATCATCTGGGAAAGTGGTTGAGAAGGATGTCTCTGAAACTTCCAAGGAAGAAACTCCTACTGAAAACGGTGACGATAATGGAAAAACCAATGGAGAACACGAAGTAACAACTCAGGATGGACCAAAGGAAGCTGCTAAGACCGCATATGAATCTGCACGAAGGGAACTCAAACCACCAAGAGTGCTTGAGGTTTACCTATATTCTTTCCTTTATGACTGTAATAGctgtacttttgttttcttatttcgTTGCTTATTATGCGTTTCTAGTTGATAACTTTTTCttgtgttatttattttataggCCCTGTCAGCTTCAGGGCTACGGGCTTTGAGGTATGCTCGTGAAGTTGAAGGAATTGGTCAAGTTGTGGCTTTAGATAATGACCCAGgtattttttccttctcaaCGTTTGTGCTTGTGAAGAGGTTCGAGACTCTACTTTTCTTTCGTCCTAACATCCCAGAATAATATAGTATTTCCATTTTCCTATTAAAGCATCGGTTGAAGCCTGCCAGAGAAACATTAAGTTCAATGGTTTGATGTCTACTTCAAAGGTGGAGTCACATCTTACTGATGCTCGTGTTCACATGCTCAGCCACCCAAAAGATTTTGATGTGGTAAGTATCCAATTTTTGCAAAATCTTTTCATCTTATTGATCACATAACTAACTTGGTTCAGTGATGTCTTAGGTTGATCTTGACCCATATGGTGCGCCGTCTATTTTCCTTGACTCAGCTGTTCAATCAGTTGCCGATGGTGGTTTGCTGATGTGTACAGCAACTGACATGGCAGTGTTATGTGGAGCTAACGGCGAGGTCTGCTATTCCAAGTGAGATTTTACTCCTTCATTACCTTattctgaaaacaaatatctttgattttgtctGAATGTCTTAAATCTGTCTGTTGTTAGATATGGCTCTTATCCACTGAAAGGGAAATATTGTCATGAGATGGCTTTGAGGATCCTCCTCGCCAGCATCGAGGTAATTTTTTGCTACCGTTGAATTGATTCACTCTCGCCAAATCTTCCAGGCTTTGATTGTTTTAAAGATGCTCGACTGgtatttcttttctaaaaagcttttgtttttgatatattgactttggtcatatttttatttgcagAGCCATGCAAATCGCTACAAGCGGTATATTGTTCCTGTTCTATCGGTCCAAATGGATTTCTACGTTCGTGTTTTTGTCCGCGTCTACACGTGagttttcctttcttttcaaACTGTTCCTCTCAATTAAAGGGAAGTAAAGATTGAAGCTTTATGAAATGCAGTTCGGCGAGTGCAATGAAGAATACTCCACTAAAGCTCTCATATGTCTACCAATGCATTGGTTGTGATTCCTTTCATCTTCAGTCTGTTGGAAGATCTCTCCCTAAGGTTTTGTGGCTGTCTCGTTGCAATGTTAGTTTAGTAGTTTTTGAAAGCTGCCTTTTCTGATAATCCTCTTCTATAATTTCTTACAGAATAACAGTGTGAGATATCTACCTGGAGTTGGTCCTGTTGTTCCTCAGGATTGCACTCATTGTggaaagaaatataatatgGGTGGACCAATATGGTCTGCTCCAATCCACGATCAAGAATGGGTGAATTCGATACTAAACGGTGTTAAATCCATGAAAGACAGATATCCTGCTTACGACCGAATTTGCGCTGTTCTTACCACAATCTCAGAGGCAAAACTCTCCTCCACACTCTGATAgctttagtttttggttttgatcaaTTTCTCTAAATCCCTAAATGTTTGGCTTGTCTCCAGGAATTGCCAGATGTTCCTCTCTTTTTGAGCCTGCATAGTCTCTCTGCAACGCTAAAATGTACTTCACCATCAGCTGCTTTGTTTCGATCAGCGGTAATCAATGCAAAGTACCGTGTCTCTGGGTCCCATGTGAACCCGCTTGGGATTAAAACTGATGCTCCAATGGAGATTATCTGGGACATCATGCGGTGCTGGGTAAACCAACCATTTAAGTCTAAAGGCACAAGCTTTGAATGTCATTTCTTTTCCTCATTGATAATGAATGAACTCGTTTGTTTGATTGTAGGTGAAAAATCATCCCATAAAGCCGCAATCACCTGAACATCCTGGAAGTGTGATTCTATCTAAAGAACCATCTCATCAGGTCTCTCTTTCACTAAGCCATTGTTGTAATGCTTCAttcattgtttatatatttaaagttCCAAACTTGAATCTTTAAACACCGCTTTCTTTCGGACAGGCTGACTTTTCGCGCCACGTCGGTTCGCTTAGTAAAGCACAGGCGAAGAAAGTAGCCCGGTTTCTACCAAACCCAGAGAAGCATTGGGGTCCCAAGATAAGGGCAGGTCGTACAATCACAAGCAAACATGTATCGCTTCTTGGTCATGAAGCAGTAAACGGTCATCTCAATAACAATCATAAAGAAGcaggagacgaagaagaagaagaagaagaagaagagcccGAAGAAGATATCATCGAGGGTGAGCCAGAGCTCAAACGCCAAAAGACAACAGAAGATTTTGCCTCAACATCATAGGGCGAATGTTTACAcaagaattttatatttttgtttgcaaaagattttctcttttcttttcttaaacatTTGTTATCACAGTTCTGCGTTTTTGATCCTAGCACTTCACCATTTTTGCAGACTTCTACAACAAACAACTTATAAGTCTCTATTGGATTCTTCAGATCTGTTAGAGACTATTTAAAAAAACCTTGTAATGTGTAAGTTTTCATCAGTAACACTTTTCTATGAATCTTTCATCATTATTTCCAGTTTTTATTGGCAATATGATTGATACATAAACGAGGAAAACAATAATCATGGAGTATCATTAACTTTTGATCCTAAGCAGCAAACAAATTGTATAAcaaacaagttcattaacgataaaacagaaagaagagcAAATAAGTCGTTGTAGTATAGTGGTAAGTATTCCCGCCTGTCACGCGGGTGACCCGGGTTCGATCCCCGGCAACGGcgttacttttttctttttccttttttccttttcaaagTTTTCCACGGCATAATCGTAAAGCCCAGCCCACGAGTGAAAGTAACAGAGACGATACACGTCATAATGTGATCatcttaaaatctttttttatgtatagAGAGATACGAATCTTTTAACCttgtcaaattttgtttttcttttctctctgaaCCCGAAAACTCCAGCAATGTCGTCGGCGAAACTTTTCGGTTGTTCTATTAACGTTAACGTTGaggcagaggaagaagaaggcgGTGACGGTGGTAGCTCAACCAACGTGGAGGTTTCTCGATCTGGTAACCAACCGGATTGTGAAGCTATGAGTTTCTCCAATCAGATGGAAATCGGCGTTCGCAATACATATTACCAGTTTCTAGAGTCGAATTCAGATTCTGGATCGGATTCTATGTATGCAGAACCTGAATTCATCGATTTCTTCGATCGAGAGTCGTACGAGGTCGACACGGTCCGTGAGGTTTGTGTAAGTTCGAATCAGAGGGTTAGTACTCCAGGTTATTTCAATATTTGGGATCAGGATGTAGATTTAGGGCTTGGAATCGGGTTAGGTTCAAGGTCGGGTTCGGGTCAGTTACCTGGTGATTCAGGTGGGGTTGGGGTCGAAGTTGGTAGGGGTGTTACTCCTGTTGAGTATAATCTCTTTGGAGAGGAAGCTATGGTGGTTGATGAAGTATTGGAATGGGAGAATTTCAATAACGCTATCCACTTGGTTCAAGAACCTGCCTATGCTAGTAtggagggagaagaagaagaagaagaagacgaagtaGTAATGGAATTTGCAGCATCCATTTATAGTGATGCTTGGGAAATATTATTGTACGATAACATGACAAACTCTGCTCCTATGGATTTGGATGTTGAAGTTTGGCTAGATAGTGTAGATGGATATGCTCCTATGGATTACAATGCTATCATAGGACAAATGTTTGATAACGAGACTGGAATCAAAGGAACTCCTCCTGCATCCAAAAGTGTAGTAGATGGTCTTCCTGATGTGGAGCTTACCATTGAAGAATTGAGCAGTGTGAGCATTGTTTGCGCGATATGCAAAGATGAGGTTGTGTTTAAGGAGAAAGTTAAGAGGCTTCCTTGTAAGCATTACTATCATGGAGAGTGTATAATACCTTGGTTGGGGATAAGGAATACTTGCCCGGTTTGTCGGCATGAGCTTCCTACTGATGATCTGGAGTATGAAAGGAAGAGGAGAGCATGAAGGCGTGGTAGTGGCGGGTTGGAAAGGGAGTCGATGCTCGGGTAGAGAAGGAGTAACTGTGCGTTATATCTTCGATAATTGTCTAATCAGTAACGATCTGTTCCTCGTTGATATGATGTACATATTGGTTCTAGATAATAGGAAGCATACATTTTTTAGCCATATCTTTTTGCAAGTTATTTAGGTTCATTAATCTTATTAGACTTTGCAGGTAATTGCAGTCAGAGGTTATATTTAATTGTTGATCCGACTTTGATTAGttctaaatatgatttttttcgGATGTGGTTTTGTTGCTTTAACAGCGCAAGATTCTACTGTAAAACgtgaaagaaagtgaaaagcTCAATCATGTTATTTTTACCGTTTGTGTTATCTAGGATTTGAATCAATTAGAGATGAGATGTTGTTGCCATGGGGCTAATCCATTGTCTGATGTGATGAATCCGGCGGATCCAGAGTCAAGTCATGTGAGTCTGTGACCACCTTGTGGttaaccaaaaacatattaaaacgATGGATTTGGTCCGGTTAAACGTGGTCTTCTGGGAATGGGTCTCATATGGACCTGATCTAATCCAAAGTACGGGCCTTTTAGTCCACTAAAGAATCTCTAGTTTAAATTGGtgtaatttggttttatttggAAGCTACAAATACTAAGAATTTCCACATGAACGTGTATTTGGGTATCCACACGACCATACTCtatacacaattttttttgttcgcATGCGTTTGAATTTTGCCAATTAGgtcaatttttaattagttgtttaaaagcttttgaattatttatttatattttcatgtttcaTTTTCACTAACTACTTGAAATATGAACCGAAAGTCCATTAGCAATAAGAttgttaaacaaaactaaagttAAAAGTCATTTTCACTGGCAGTGGCTCCCTCTTTTCTCTTATAGTGACTCTACATTTCTAAAGAGCCAAACTTCAAACATTGAGtgtcgattttttttaataaaaattctttttaataatcttagattttttttaatttttttttctggctCTTGGATACCCATTTGGCTCAACACTATTTGCTTATCCTCTCATATGCGATAATCATGTCTCTTGTCTCATTCGATGTAACAAATACTCCACACAGAAAATTTCTTAACTTCTAAAACTATAAGCTCCTCTATGAAATCTTAATTTTAAACCTTGTGCGTCATTTACGTTGTTCACATCAACCATAGAGAGTTGCAATTAACTACTTGCAAATGATCTAGTATATGGAATTTGGCAAGAATTTCCATGTTCCTCAGTTTAGACTCATCTTACCAAAGCTATATACAGTATATCTTTAAATGACTAAACATTTGTGacgttttaaaactttatttgtGTGGATATGTTTCGAAGTACAAACGGATTAAATAAGTGAACTGCAATGAAAAAagtataagaaaatcaaaataaaacgtAATGTAGTTGGAGTGGGTGAATAACAtcacatcaaaacaaattcatcacACCATTTGAAATGTTTTCATTAGATAATTATTACCTCAATCATTTTGGGATTGACATTTGCGCTCGAGTCTTCAGTGACGTTCTCCCACTTTGTCTTCTTGTCTCTTAGgattctctctcttctccttaaGGGACATTAAGCTTTCTAGACCAAAATGCACATCAACTACGTACTCTCAACCAATAATAACTAGACAAGATTATCAAGTTAAAAATTCAACgtaaatcatattttagaCTAATAATTTCATGGGGTAAACTTGTGATTGTGTTGTGTGATTAAATTTGCATGGGTAAAATTTGTTATCTTATAGTTCGTTTTCCTACTCAAATTGTAAAATCTGGCtttgatatatacaaaacataagcacactaattctttttaaaaactaaaaagaactaaaataaacaaaggaaAACACAGTTAGGCAATGATAAGTGGGTTATTTGAGAATTCGTAAAATTATTAGCATAATCATAACTATTATGATTAGGACTGGCAATATATAGTTGTAAAAATTGGCAGTAATAGTGGTTAGTGGAGCAAGACCTTAGTAAAGTTTACAAGTATCTTAGCATATTTGTTTTGGCCTTTCTCCATATCTTTCTATTAAATTAGAGAAATGATGGACTACGGTCGTGCCTAAGatacaataatttaatagatCATGTAGTTTTGTAATATTTGATTATCTGATAAAGATTATTTAAACAAGAGATCAAATTTACACCgcaaatattaataaaaagttaggtatatatatatatatatatagttaaaacatatttataagTATTCTTAATTTGGCAAATTGGATAGAATTATTTAAAGGTACGAAAACAAAATACCATAGTATAAAATGGATATacaattataatattttcataaaaacaaaaggtgtagaattataaaaattatcgTAAAAGGTGTGATGATACAATAGACTTTGATTTGGTGATTGGCTTATCCTTAATCCACCAATCAGGTGTACCATCATGACATCATccatttttcattaaaaaaacattataacaataaattaatatgttgATGATTTTTGGAGTTTGCTTAACAAAGAAGATCGTGGAATTTCGAATTCTCATATGGTATTAAAGATTAAGAGGCCGATGAATATAATCTGACCAAAAAAGAGTTTCAAGAACAATTACCAACGagtcaaaatataatatatatgttagaAAAATGTGACAAaagttatatgtttttgttttagttagaATAGCATGTTTAGATACGACAACATTTACATGGCATGTACTATTTAGATTAAATTACAGttacacaaaattataaatttcttaACAGAATAGAAGATCTAAGGGAATtctttggtaaaaaaaatgaaaaatcaagGTAGGCCAATTTCAGGTGGTAGTGTCATTGATGGGaccaaaacaatgaaacattcaaaaacACTTTATAGTTTATGATCCAGtgaaaaataatactaaaagaATATCAGAAAAGGAAACACTAAGAAAAAGCAAATTggaaaaaagtagaaaatgataaaataagaaaaagaacttgaggctgtggaagaagaacaaaccgTGCAAAGGACATGAGACTGAAATAAAGATGAAATAGACTTTGTCTAAATGATATGACTTGATGGTGTGTATTTGCCTTTCGTTTGACTAACACAGTGATATGCACACTCTATTTTATTCTAATTTGCCATATTATGCATCAACAGGGAATTTCAAAGTTTAAGTCagtcaaatatttttaggTGTTGTGAATTTCACATTACAAAGTTATAAAGTAGTTTTAAAGTCACCAGATGAGAATCTATGAGATCAACAAGTACAGCCAAATGAATATCCAGTCtgatgaattaaaaaaaactatactaCACATGTTCAACATAAACTATAGTGTTTCTTGAATATATGTGGTTTCCTCAAATAGTAAGGTGCATCAGTAAAACCCGAAATTAGTTATTGAAATAAACAAGCTCCATTATTGTATAACTTTCAGTCGACACCCAAAAAGTCTATCTAAAGAGGACCAATATCAATATgcacatatttttaattaacatTGCCTTTCTATGGATGGATTATTATAAACCCATGCATGCCTaagtttttggttatatttatcttaaagaaagatatgtttttaatagTAGAATAGtagcaagaaagaaaagaggagaccaaaaaaacgattttttcAATTCTCCAATCATTAATTgtacaaaactcaaaaacgaTTTTCCTAAAGTTTGATATCGTTATATAAAAATCCAGACATCTATTCTCTTAATCTTGACCAACTAAGAGATAACACTCGCTCATTTTATAACTTAGTTAGTTAGTTAAATcaatgaattttcttttggttttagtttgtaATCACTAATCAATGATCATTATACAAGTGTGTGTggttttaaactaaataaaaggTATTGTTTTAAGTGGTTGTTGAGTCATCGGCTCCTCAATTGTATTATAGCCTCTGCCTTAGCCTTTGTAATGAACATCATAAAACGACAAGGCAAGCCTGCCTAACACATCTTGCTTTCCTAGTGCAAGTAAggagtttgtttttgtaaatagtGGTCTTTGAccatatatctatatataataaaagaagaGTTGAATTAATAATTCTGTTCTTGTATCAATATGATCTTCTTTGTATTGATTCTATAAGTATAAAAACATACCACttgagacaaacaaaaaaccataaatagGGTTAAAGGATGAATCATGTGAATAGACCATGCATGGTTCGAGTATTTCCATTGCGCTAAGGACTGAAGACTGGAAATGTTTTCAATGACAAGAATAAACAAGTATTTCACATATCTCTAAGATTAATTAGTACTATATATGATATGGGATGATTGGTTAAGAGATCATGCATAATCAATGGGTTACTAAGTACTGtagatttgggttttgtataCAATGTATATTGAAACTTCGGTATGCCATGTTTGTGTGTGGAAAAAATAGGAAAAGATTGTCATTTTTTCGGtaaaattctaatttattaattattgtattactaacatttatatattaattattaagtcTTTAGGtttgctttatttttgtttacgtCTGTCTGTGTGATATTAGTATTATAGTAGAAGACcacatttttttatagtttatctAGGACCTAATATATGCAGAAatcaatataataattaattaaagaagagaagcaaatcTTAAAGGTCCTATAGAtatataatcttcttcttttttctaaagaggaagaagaagagaaattggtGATTAATTTTACGTAGATGTTAGAACTAATTCATTtagaaaaagatatatactttataaatTGACTTATTTGGCATCATCGCCACTTTATATATTGGCTAACAAAAGCATCGTGTTTcgaaactaaaataattttgaaaacccCACAACTaaaaactacaattttttttatctctgaTGTAAGCACATAACATTGATCTAAAGCTTGATTTTATccacaatatatatgtacatatggTACCCAAGTCCTTATGTGTCATTATCATCATAATGCATGAACATGATATAGAAACCTTTTCCAGTTCATGTCCTGCATGAACATCATGATCATGTTTCTTGTATGTGTATCGTTTAGAGATACCACTAGATGGCCATGGCCCTGTTAGTCTGCTACTCACATGTACACGACAAGATGCCACCACTTGGTTGTTAAACTAATCCTATAATGAAGTAGCACCTTCACGTGTCATCATATATACACatccatatataatttatgtgaATATGATACACTATGATCTATGCATACAAGCCATGAAGCCAAGGTTACTATAAAATTCAAGCATTCAATTCCTTCCCAAGTCTCATTCTCATGCATGGACAACCAATGAATATACAATATATGTATGGGGACTTCTAACCAACATGTTTATCGATCTTTACAACAGCAAAGTAGCCATAGCAGATTTACACAGCAACGtgtaaatacttttttaaacTTCTCTCAGTAAGtcatttacaagaaaaaaaattatgtccATAGCCAATGGGTTATGTCTTATATCGACAtaatctaaattattttttaaaaagcaaaacccTCTTAAGCCAATGTCACGAAAGCCACCAATTTGCAAAAAAAGTTGTGGTCCACTTGTATGCCTTTCTCAGCTGTATAAACACTCCTTCTCATCCAATCTCCACCATTAAACTCACCCTCTTTGAGTtctaaagagagagagagaaattgacCATGCAGCCAAATTATGATAGC includes:
- a CDS encoding chaperone (unknown protein; FUNCTIONS IN: molecular_function unknown; INVOLVED IN: biological_process unknown; LOCATED IN: endomembrane system; Has 35 Blast hits to 35 proteins in 15 species: Archae - 0; Bacteria - 4; Metazoa - 0; Fungi - 0; Plants - 31; Viruses - 0; Other Eukaryotes - 0 (source: NCBI BLink).); the protein is MQSLTSNEVAGLAVGALLLGATIAAPKVDAFIAASQRRSLGMCRKCGDLKNVACGRCKGTGTIKSGGFFGFSDSSNTRSVACDNCQAKGCFPCPECSKS
- a CDS encoding RING/U-box superfamily protein (RING/U-box superfamily protein; FUNCTIONS IN: zinc ion binding; CONTAINS InterPro DOMAIN/s: Zinc finger, RING-type (InterPro:IPR001841), Zinc finger, C3HC4 RING-type (InterPro:IPR018957); BEST Arabidopsis thaliana protein match is: RING/U-box superfamily protein (TAIR:AT3G02340.1); Has 8420 Blast hits to 8405 proteins in 260 species: Archae - 0; Bacteria - 6; Metazoa - 2461; Fungi - 626; Plants - 4186; Viruses - 29; Other Eukaryotes - 1112 (source: NCBI BLink).) gives rise to the protein MSSAKLFGCSINVNVEAEEEEGGDGGSSTNVEVSRSGNQPDCEAMSFSNQMEIGVRNTYYQFLESNSDSGSDSMYAEPEFIDFFDRESYEVDTVREVCVSSNQRVSTPGYFNIWDQDVDLGLGIGLGSRSGSGQLPGDSGGVGVEVGRGVTPVEYNLFGEEAMVVDEVLEWENFNNAIHLVQEPAYASMEGEEEEEEDEVVMEFAASIYSDAWEILLYDNMTNSAPMDLDVEVWLDSVDGYAPMDYNAIIGQMFDNETGIKGTPPASKSVVDGLPDVELTIEELSSVSIVCAICKDEVVFKEKVKRLPCKHYYHGECIIPWLGIRNTCPVCRHELPTDDLEYERKRRA
- a CDS encoding tRNA (guanine(26)-N(2))-dimethyltransferase (N2,N2-dimethylguanosine tRNA methyltransferase; FUNCTIONS IN: RNA binding, tRNA (guanine-N2-)-methyltransferase activity; INVOLVED IN: tRNA processing; LOCATED IN: cellular_component unknown; EXPRESSED IN: 23 plant structures; EXPRESSED DURING: 14 growth stages; CONTAINS InterPro DOMAIN/s: N2,N2-dimethylguanosine tRNA methyltransferase (InterPro:IPR002905); BEST Arabidopsis thaliana protein match is: N2,N2-dimethylguanosine tRNA methyltransferase (TAIR:AT3G02320.1); Has 1017 Blast hits to 963 proteins in 359 species: Archae - 255; Bacteria - 70; Metazoa - 198; Fungi - 150; Plants - 103; Viruses - 0; Other Eukaryotes - 241 (source: NCBI BLink).): METDLNDYTVIKEGEAEVLMHKKNQVFFNKAQVNNRDMSIAVLRAFIIKRKQEHEAMLSKRARSSGKVVEKDVSETSKEETPTENGDDNGKTNGEHEVTTQDGPKEAAKTAYESARRELKPPRVLEALSASGLRALRYAREVEGIGQVVALDNDPASVEACQRNIKFNGLMSTSKVESHLTDARVHMLSHPKDFDVVDLDPYGAPSIFLDSAVQSVADGGLLMCTATDMAVLCGANGEVCYSKYGSYPLKGKYCHEMALRILLASIESHANRYKRYIVPVLSVQMDFYVRVFVRVYTSASAMKNTPLKLSYVYQCIGCDSFHLQSVGRSLPKNNSVRYLPGVGPVVPQDCTHCGKKYNMGGPIWSAPIHDQEWVNSILNGVKSMKDRYPAYDRICAVLTTISEELPDVPLFLSLHSLSATLKCTSPSAALFRSAVINAKYRVSGSHVNPLGIKTDAPMEIIWDIMRCWVKNHPIKPQSPEHPGSVILSKEPSHQADFSRHVGSLSKAQAKKVARFLPNPEKHWGPKIRAGRTITSKHVSLLGHEAVNGHLNNNHKEAGDEEEEEEEEEPEEDIIEGEPELKRQKTTEDFASTS